The following DNA comes from Leishmania donovani BPK282A1 complete genome, chromosome 9.
TAGAGAATGAACGTGTCGTTAAACTTGGACCACGGCGCGATGCCGCAGGGGTTGTAGGTGAAGTATCTGGCCGGCCGCGTCACTTGCGTCCCGGTCACGtcggtgatggtgatggggGTGTCGCCTTCGTCACTGCGGAAGCCAGGGTACGTGTACGGCTTGCACAAGTAGGCTTTGTCGATCTTCGACTTGCCCCTCAGCTGCGAGTTGGAGCGGCCGTTGTGGAAGTCGCGGTGGTTTTGGTGCATGTTGGCGATCTTGTAGTACATGTACACCGGTGCCTTCATGCGGTGGCTGATGTTGATCTCCAGCCACGTCCGCGTgccctgcgcgtgcgtcacGCCATCCACCGTGAACTGCAGGATGCCATGGTTGATGTTCACGCTCGAGTTCGACGGCACGTACTGGTACTGGTGAATGTGGCTGTATTCTTGCTCAACAATGTGGTATTCACGACCCTTCACCAGCACCAACGCCCCCAAAACCAGGAAGGGCACCATCAACACGTAGAAGATGGGCACGAGGATGAAGGGCGAGGGGTAGTTGAAGACGCCGGGCAACGTCTGCTGCGAAAGCGGGTTGCCGCCGTAGACGGTGCGCCCGTACTCGTGCACGAAATCCGGGATGAGCTTCTTCTTCAGCCACCGCTTTGCGCGGGTGCTGCGGCTCTTCGGGGCGtctgccgaggcggccgcagcgttATATGCGCCACGgacgccaccaccagagccctgcgcgcggtggcgctcgtcgtcgctgtcggagTAGGACGACGACGTCCTTGATGACGATCCGTTCGCGGGGGAGGACTCTGCGGACGGCGGTACCTCAGAGGACgcgctcagcggcggcgacgcacctCGTTGCGGCGACCTCGACGACGACACTGGAACTGAGAAGGCgggcgcaccgccaccgctggcaggctgtggcgcggctgtggctgGGCTGCTGCGTGGAAGCATTGACCCACGAAGCGGCACGAACAGACTAAGGCAACGTGTGGGCGTGTGAGAGAGAACCTCGACCAGCTGTCgactccccctcctcccctgtGACGACAGACAGGCACGAATAGAAGGCAGGAGACACGCTTGTCTCGCGGAAAGCCTACACACAAacgcggagcagcagtgcagcggttgggcacaccaccacagcagccacTGACACAGAGATACACCAGCGCGACAGAGGGCTGGTGTCTAATAGAGAAAGGCAGCGAAGCCAAGCAGAGAtgaaaggggaagaggggtaTGAGGAGGCCCGGTGGTAagctcacgcgcacgcagacaacGACACTGACGGAGACAGAAAGCCAGCTGTGGCTGGCTGGTGGCGACTGCTGATGCTGATTGCGGTGAGATACCTACGTAGGGGACCGCCCGTAGAGTGGATATAGCGAAGTGGAGGGGGTGACGGTTGTGTAAGAGAggtggtgaggggaggggaatGCCTGCGAAGACGCCGCTAAAGAAGAacaggggagagggcgccGAAGGCGACGAAGAGATGAGGTGCGGCTCCGTAAGGAGTTGCTGTGTGACCCATGCCGCGATGCAGCTCCGCAGCTCATACCACGCATACAGACGCCCCACCGTCTGCGGCTCCAAAGGTCCTTCTCGCGTGCACCTGCGCAAATTTGTCTGCACTGCGATGCTTGAAAGCGATCGGGGAGATAgacggaaagagagagggagggcactGCGCCGTCTtgacacgtgtgtgtgtgtgtagggaGGGGGCCATGAAAGGCGAGGGGCATGAGACGATGGCGACCGGGCAagtgaggcggagaagagacGGGGTTTGGTTCCGTGAGTGTGCGCCGTTCACAAGCCAGCTCACCACCCCCGCCACCATCAAGATACCGCAAAGAGCATTCGGCCCTTCACAAGACCACGTGGCAGCGTGTGCATGTCTCTTGCGTCGTCGTCCGTGCCGCTACGGGCTTCGCTCATTGTTTTGCTTTTATCGAGTGTGTCGACGACGTTGTTACTCGGTGTttggggggtggggaggcgaGCGAGTCTCACATATGTCAGtttatttgtgtgtgtgcgtaaaGGGAGGTACGGTCAGGCGCCCGCTTCGCGCGAGGCGGatgtgatggcgctgccgttcgGTTCGGGTGCATACATACATGCAAAGCCGCGTGCTTGCAGGTGAGTGAGAGCCGTGATGCGTCCGCGTTCCTTTGCGACGGCCAGCGCAAGCCCTTGCTGCAgtgcttgctgctgcgccatgGCAGTAGCGAGGCGAGTGTCAAGTATCTTTACATCGCGTGCGAAGGCACTGGACTCGTTGCACGCAGCTGTCGCGGAGGATCGGCGCGATGTGGTCGAggaaggcgctgcggcggccagcaCCCGCCGCAGTCGTGCGTTATGCACCGTCAAGCAGTGCCGTTTCTCTTGCACAAGCGCCTCGTAGCGTCGACGAAGCTCATCGTTTTCTCTGTCCAGCTCCCGCAGCTGACGTATCatcctctccgtctcctgcTTCCTCGGCGAGCTGCTTGGCTGCGGCTCCGGCACTGCCCCATCCCTCTCCGCTTGCTTTGTCTGTGCCGTAGCGGGCGGCTGCTTAGGCTTCTCACGCCACGCGTCAAGgagcgcatgcgcatgctCAAGCTGCTGCTTGGAGGCCGCCAGCTTTGCGGCCAGAGCGCGGCGCTCCTGCCGCACCACTCGCAGCCGCGTGGCGCACGCGTCGTAGAGCGCGGCATCTTGCCGtgacagcagcacctccgcgtcGGCGTGGGATGAGGAAGTCGACCCGTGTTGGTGAGCGCGAAAGCCGgcgcgaccgccgccgtgcagagCGTCGACAAGGCGCGGCCGCTCCATGCCGTATGggttgcgcagcagcactggcTGCGGTGACCCGAAGGGCGCCATCTTGTGCGCTCTTCGGCCTCTCGCAGACGTTAGGGAAcactgcgctggcgcgctgctgctcgtgtggACTGTGCGAGAGGGACTTGCTATCGGCCTCGCCACGGTATCCGCAGTGCTCATgagggcagctgcagctccagcaccaccggcTGCATCCGCCGCACGGGCCAGGGTCAGCGACACATGTGGTGCAGGTCTGCGTCCCGCCAGTGGGCCCTGTGCCgtcagcggtggcgtcggtgTCGTTGAGATCATGAGAAGAGGGCTTTGTGgtggcgcagacggcgagaCAGAGGCCATGGCGGATGCCTCtgttctcttctcttctACAGGgagtgcgtgtgagtgtgcgtgctgcaTCTTCGGTGCTGCTTCATTGGCGCTGCTGACAGCTGAGTGGacgagggggtggggtggagtaTCACTGTCGTCCGGCGGCGCGTACACCAGATTTTCGAACCTCAAACACTTCGGCCGTTCTCACACACTCCatctgcgcacacgcacaacgcaaaacaaagaaacgagagagatggggatagggaggcggaggagaggtgaCGGTAGTGGTGGGACGcagccccccctcctcctctactAAGGCACtaacgcacagacacacacacacacacacacacgtacgcgtTGAGTGCCATCCACAGCCATGgcaaggggaaggggcgtcagctgcagcgcgtgcagcagagCTACCATCTACTACTTTCGCCCTCCCGCACGCAGTGACAGATGGCATCACCACTCTTGATCATGCGCGGAAAAAGATGCAGGCACGGCATGGCAGCGGGGCCCCTGCGCTTCGGGTGTGGGCCCCTGCGTGGACACTGGTGAACGCCTTGCTGCGGCTGTTCCGCACTCTTGTTCCCTCACCCTGCCCCCTTTATgggtgtgtgcctgtgtgtgggATCTGTGACCTCTGGATCCAGTTCTCATGGAGTAGCGATTGATCGTTCCCATGTCTCTAATGAAAGTGCTGggttcctccctccccttgtCCACCATGTCCCCCACCCGCTGACGGAGTTGATGGCGGGTTGGTcagcgggggtggggtgagtGGGAagcgggcgggggggggggttgagAGACATGATTTAAAGCCACAGACgatgcaaaaaaaaactcgTTCACATCCGCCCTAGCATAAGAGGCGGCCAGGAGCCTCCCGGAGGCAGTAGAGGAGACACGTTCCGCATGAGGGCACGAAAAGAACTTCTGCAatgaaaagagggagggagggaggcgtgtATGTCGTCTGCCACTGCCTTCATTTCTCAGCCCTCGCGTATGAGTCCAACGCCACTCTGCACACCCCttcgcccacccacccttccacggccctgtcaccaggccccatccgcgtggtgcgaagcaaaccgcagacacacacgtgtgctaCAGcaaatgcgccgactcagcgACCTGTACACCATCTCTGTCTCAAGCTCtactcccccaccccacacagccgccccccaatcatgccggtcgccacgcaggctcctccccacacatCAGTGGGCCGTGTGAGGGCCGTGTGAGgcatacgctcgagtcaccCTGACACGTGCTGCCCATCGtatggatggcacagacgtgtTCACTGTCGTCGGCCGTCCCGACGCACCGCCAGAGGTGGGTTCTGCATTGGCAGAGGtagaagaggggggggggtgtttGGCCTCCCTAACACAGAgagtggggggtggggggagtCGCACAGGGCCCTGAGACACCACGCTCTgagaggtgtgtgtatgtgtgcccTCCTGTCACCAGAGGGGGAGACGTCATGAGGGGTACCACGGAAAACAAAAATGTTGAGAAGGCGGTGGGATGTGTGCGTCCACCTCCCTCCAAGTGCGAAGCCGAATCCACCTCTCCGGACACCGCCTAGATGAGGCCAACGCCTGCGTACCTCGCTGATTCTTCAACACGACCGACGCCTGACGTCCTTGTCGAGCTGCCCCTCGCTGTGCGTCTCTTCCCATTCGGTCCCCACCTTTCCAGTCACCTATGGAAAACGCTCGACCTACCGTTGTTGCCACGACGACTTGGAAGTGCCACTCCACGCAAATTCGTCATCATCCTCGTAGCTCTCTATAGGTTTGATCGGCTTGTTCTTCTTGCGCAGGCAGCTGCGCAGGTTGCTACGTATAATGAAGTCCACGTCGGAGTAGATGCGGTCGTGCacacggcgctgcagcgtaGAGGTCTCGCCGGTGTCCGCGTTTGTGTAGTTGAACTCGTCGTTCTCAGGCTTCTCGACACCCTCCTCGTCGATGCCGCTGGCGATCTTCAAGATTATCTCGAGCATCTCGTAGTTGCCAAGAATGTCGACATGCTTGGCACTCAGTTTACCACCGCGCAGGTTCAAGGACGAGGCACCACTGACGCTGTGGTTGAATTCCCGCGTCACGACGCGGCCCACATTGCGTCTCCACCCGTTCACGGCGCGACACATGTACGCGAGCGACATGAGCGGCACCGTATCATCGCCATCCGACATGCGCACGCCATGTGAAGTGTTGTTGTTAAATACGGAGCTGTTGCCTACGTACGGGGTTTCGATGTTCGCCTCGTCTGGGTTCCACATGAGATAGTAGCCTGCCTCCGCTGGCAAGCCGACGCCGTACAGGCACGCCACCGTTGTGTTTGGtgcctgcggcagcgagggcaaGTCGTCGATAGTCTCCAAGAAGGAGTCGATCTGACGAACGCAGTCCTCGTGACCGGAGCGCTGGCATTCACCGCGGATTAGTTCCGCCGTGCCGCGAGTGCCGAGAGCGGTGCCGTTAGGCAGCACCGTGAGCCCCGGCCACGCCTCCTCGCAAccgcgcggcagcatcgacaCCAGGCAGCTCCACGACCGCGACAAGCCATAGCGGGCCTCCTGGCTGATAAAGGTGTCGAACATCTTCCTGGCCGCCCACTGAATGTTGAGCGTGTCTCTTgcgtcgccgagcagcagcgctgaggCAGCCTTGCCAACGCCCATTGCAACGCCGCCTACGTTCACGTAGTAGGCGACGTGGCGGTCCATAAAGCcgctctcgcgctgctctgccCACCGGAAGAAGGCCAGGGCGACGGTCGCGCCGTAGCTGTGCGAAATGACCACCGCCCGCTTCCGGTTCTTCTGGCACAGAAAGCGCAGGCTGTTGCGCACCTGGTAAAAGAACCCGTCGCGCTCGTGCGCCTTACCAGGGGAGAGGCGCCAGTCGTATGTCACGACTGCCATGCTCTGCGGGTCGTAACCGATGTCCGCGAGGTTGATGAGCACCTTCGCCCACACCCAGTAGCCAGGGACGAAGTAGTCCACCGAGGCGAAGCCAGAGTCGGCGCGCACCTTCGTGTCGTCGCGGTCCATCCCGGTTTTCTTGTTCATGCTGAACATGTCCAGCCAGCACTGCGGGTCGGACAGGATGAGGTAGATCATCTGCGGTCCAAACATGCGCTGCCGGAACCCCGAAAAGAAGGACTTCTGCCGCgcacacggcagcgaggTTTCCCACACCTCCAGCGCGCCGGTGATGAAGCCCGGCATGATGACGACggggtgccgccgcggcaagTATGTGTCACCCCTGTTGTACTTCTTGAAGAAGGTGAGCCCCGGTCGCGCGTCCTCATCGACCGTGAAGGAGCCGGCGACGTCCTCCATCACACCTTCTGGCGCAATCACAAACATGAGCACTGCGAGAATGAGCACGACAAGATGCACCCGCCTGCGTGTCAGAAAGTCGACTACATCGAAGAGGTTGTGCTTCATCCAGCTGGGGAGCGGCAGACGCTCGATCATCCGTGCTGTGCGTCGCTGCGAGTCGGTAACCTTTGCGGAGTCAGTCGGACTCGCGAATGCGTTGTCGAAGTCCACGAACTCCTCCCGGCCAAACATGAAGGAGCGCAGGCGCATCCAGCGGCTCTTCGGCTGACCGCTCGCAGACAACCCCTTGTGCTGCCCGCGGTGATGATGTTGCCCACCCACGACGGAAGGCGCGTACCGTCGTGCTGCAGACACCCTCGGGTTCGACGGTGACACCTCCACGGGCGGCGGGCGGTGCATCGCGTCGATGCTTGTTTCGATATGCATGAGAGCCGCCGACTGCACCACcggcgcgacgcggcgcgcctgcgtGGCAGCAACCACGCCCTCCGATGACTTGCCGTCGGTTTCTGCACGCTGGCCCTGCAAGGTGCGGCGATAGCGCACTTGGCCTTTTCGAGGGCTCGAGGCCGCGCTACCGGcggccgacgacgcggcgcgcgccactttgttgccgctgcctttGGTGTCCTTCATCTTGTCAAGCGGTGGACCTCGCCAGAGGCGTGCGCACCGGGCGGAGTGGTGCAGAGGTGCGATATGCCCACAAAAAGTgaggcagagagaaaagggccCCTGACCACCACGGCGAAAAATGCTCAAGAaggcatgcgcgtgcgtgcgtgcgtgtgtgtgtgtgtgggtggtgaGGGGCTCCACCGTGACGGACGCTGCATCacacagcaccgccgcacaaacacacaaagatatacgtatatatatatatatatgtatgtacgtgcgtgtatgcgcgtATCGATGCCGggtcgccgccctccccttccccaaCACGGTAAGAGCAGGTAGCAGCAATAATCGgggcgaagaagagaggcgcgcgcaggcacgcaggCAGACACAGAATAGAATATGATATCCTGTGGAATGCAACGCAGAgatgtgcgtatgtgcgtaGCCGTAGTGACCGTGATGGAGTTACGGATGGGGTGGGCCGGgggacagcggcggtgggaGCTCAACGTATATCGTTGtcagagacggagagaaaggaaggaggCGTGAGGTTGCGAGCAGCTACCGGGTTCAAAAGCTTGAAGCGCGCAAGGTCACGGAGAGACAACCACAGAGGCAGGAAGCAGGAGGTGGAGACAAGAACGAAAAAGCGATGCCACTGCCTCAATGTGAAGGCGGGCTTGCTCCTAGAGAGAAAGTTGGGTCACTACGTGTGAGAACGCTGATAAGGATGACGATGACGGGTTTGTTAGGCGGGAGACGGAAGTCGTGATAGGAGCAGGTGTGTCTGGGGGAaaggggcagagagaagagcaagCGTAATCCTTTCTTAGTGGGCGCGTGAAGGGTCCTGCTCTGCGTATCGTACGTTCTGCGACGTCAGCGCGTGCAGCTTGACCGCTACTGATTGCCACCTCGGTGAGTAGGTGTTTTTCTCAAGGATCGCCACGCTACTTTGGTGTGCGCCTATTCGACCTTTTTTTCTCCCCGTTCGTTGAGCGATGTGCTGGGTTTGCTGGAGATGACACTGCTGAGTACAGGAATGAACacgtggtgtgtgtgtgtgtgtgtatgtgagcgcgagaaggagaggtAGAAGCCAAGGAGGAGCCACTGCCACCTTTGTGCGAGGGGCCCAAAGGCTCTTGTGACGACACACGCCCGCGATACAGCCTAAGCGCATGCCCTCACCCTGATACGCGCAGCTGTGAGAGGTGGACGAGGCGGGTGTGAGAGAAATCGAAGATACGCGTGCAACACCCAGCCGTtgcttcctctcctttctctctcccacgGCACCCCCATACCGTCACGCACATGGAAGCCCATGCACGGGTgaatgcgtgtgtgcgcgctacATCACGCAGCCTCTTTGCCCGGTGGACTGttcgtgtttgtgtgttgcctttttttttcggcttcAGTCACCCAACGTGGGAGTCCTccaaagaaggaaagaaaacgagTCGCTGTCCAACATAACATGtgcgcctccccctcacgcgcacgcagacatgCACAGCACCCCAAGAATGCATCGACAGCTGCAGgcctgcttctctctgctcCCCGTTTCCGTTTCGTTCCCCCGGCCAAACGTTGCATCACTGCGCCCCACGCCCGCACGCCACATCGCACGACCCGCGAGCTCGAAGAGCATCCACAACGAGTAGGCGACGTatgcgtgggtgcgcgtTACACTCTAGAGAaaccagaaaaaaaaagccatCAAGGGAAGAACAATGAAAAGCATACGTGAAACCATCcaaaaagagggaaggaaggcaCGCAAACACCCACACTCCCACTCACAGCGCTGCCCCGCAAATCCGAAAACAACGTTCttcgtctgccgctgccttcatTTCTCAGCCCTCGCGTATGAGTCCAACGCCACTCTGCACACCCCttcgcccacccacccttccacggccctgtcaccaggccccatccgcgtggtgcgaagcaaaccgcagacacacacgtgtgctaCAGcaaatgcgccgactcagcgACCTGTACACCATCTCTGTCTCAAGCTCtactcccccaccccacacagccgccccccaatcatgccggtcgccacgcaggctcctccccacacatCAGTGGGCCGTGTGAGGGCCGTGTGAGGCATACGCTCGAGCCACCCTGACACGTGCTGCCCATCGtatggatggcacagacgtgtTCACTGTCGTCGGCCGTCCCGACGCACCGCCAGAGGTGGGTTctgcattggcagggatagaaaagggctgcttggcttcctgCCACCGAGGGAGCGGTGGGGGTGAGTGGGAGGGTTGCACTGGACTCCCGGATGCTGCGCActgaggtgtgtgtgtgtgtgtgcccctcGAAGAGATACAAAAACGCTGAGAAGTACCGTGACTCTGACTCCGTTGCCGACATCCTCCGCACCTGTCAccagggagaagggggcgcgCGCCCACGTGTATGCGTTTTTTGGTGCCTTTGCCAAAAAATGCCaaggcgagcgagagagatggtCAGCGGCATGACA
Coding sequences within:
- a CDS encoding phospholipid:diacylglycerol acyltransferase, putative, which gives rise to MHIETSIDAMHRPPPVEVSPSNPRVSAARRYAPSVVGGQHHHRGQHKGLSASGQPKSRWMRLRSFMFGREEFVDFDNAFASPTDSAKVTDSQRRTARMIERLPLPSWMKHNLFDVVDFLTRRRVHLVVLILAVLMFVIAPEGVMEDVAGSFTVDEDARPGLTFFKKYNRGDTYLPRRHPVVIMPGFITGALEVWETSLPCARQKSFFSGFRQRMFGPQMIYLILSDPQCWLDMFSMNKKTGMDRDDTKVRADSGFASVDYFVPGYWVWAKVLINLADIGYDPQSMAVVTYDWRLSPGKAHERDGFFYQVRNSLRFLCQKNRKRAVVISHSYGATVALAFFRWAEQRESGFMDRHVAYYVNVGGVAMGVGKAASALLLGDARDTLNIQWAARKMFDTFISQEARYGLSRSWSCLVSMLPRGCEEAWPGLTVLPNGTALGTRGTAELIRGECQRSGHEDCVRQIDSFLETIDDLPSLPQAPNTTVACLYGVGLPAEAGYYLMWNPDEANIETPYVGNSSVFNNNTSHGVRMSDGDDTVPLMSLAYMCRAVNGWRRNVGRVVTREFNHSVSGASSLNLRGGKLSAKHVDILGNYEMLEIILKIASGIDEEGVEKPENDEFNYTNADTGETSTLQRRVHDRIYSDVDFIIRSNLRSCLRKKNKPIKPIESYEDDDEFAWSGTSKSSWQQR